From the genome of Anopheles funestus chromosome 2RL, idAnoFuneDA-416_04, whole genome shotgun sequence:
CTACTGCTGCGGTACATCTACTCGCACTGGGAACGATATGGACTGCCACATGTGAAGCCCGAGATTCCGTACGGCAACCTGCGCACGGTTGTGGAAAAGAAGGAATCATTTGGTATCGCCATCAACAACCTTTACCATCGTTCGTCCGATCGTCTGCTGGGTGTGTATCTGTTCTTCCGTCCGGCCATCTTGATTCGTGATCCACAGCTAGCGAAACGCATCATGGTGAACGACTTCCAGCACTTCCACGATCGTGGTGTTTACTGTAACGAGAAGGGTGATCCATTTTCGGCCAACCTGTTCGCTCTGTCCGGTGATCGTTGGAAGAATTTGCGTGCGAAGCTAACACCAACGTTCACTTCCGGGCAGCTGCGCAATATGCTACCCACACTAATAGACGTCGGCAGCAAACTGAACGATCGAATGAACACACTGGCGGATGAAAAAGCGGTTGTGGATATGCGTGACATTGCGTCACGGTTCGTGCTTGATACGATCGCTTCCGTGTTCTTTGGCTTCGAAGCGAACTGTATCCACAACTCGGACGATCCGTTCCTGAAGACACTGTTGCAGGTGAACAAACGGCGCAGCTTTGTGGACAACATACGTACGTCCGGTGTGTTTATCTGTCCCGGGTTGCTTAAGCTTACCGGACTTACGTCACTGCCGACGGAGTTGATCAATTTCGTCATGGAAATCATTACGCATCAGATCGATCATCGGGAGAAGAACCAGATCAGCCGTAAAGACTTCGTCCAACTGCTTATTGATCTGCGCCGTGACGCAAGCAGCCAGGGGGAGCAAGCACTCTCCATCGAACAGTGTGCGgccaatgtgtttcttttctacaTTGCCGGTTCGGAGACGTCTACGGCGGCGATTTCGTTTACGCTTCACGAACTTTCGCACAATCCAGATGCGTTGGCAAAATTGCAGCAAGAAATAGATGAAATGATGGAACGTCACAATGGTGAAATTACCTACGAAAATATCAACGAGCTGAAGTATTTAGATCTTTGTGTAAAGGAAACGCTCAGGAAGTATCCGGGCTTACCGATTCTGAATCGTGAGTGTACGATCGAGTATGCGGTGCCGGATAGTGACGTTGTCATTCGCAAAGGAACGCAAGTCATCATACCTTTGCTTAGTCTCAGTATGAATGAAAAGTATTTCCCAAATCCAGAACTCTATTCTCCCGAGCGATTTGATGAGGCCACAAAGAACTATGATCCAGACGCGTACTATCCGTTCGGTGTTGGACCACGCAACTGTATTGGtaagtttaaataatttactattttttaaagtgcttttaaacgTACTgatctgttgttttttccgaCTCTATTGTACCAGGTCTTCGTCAAGGTGTACTGGTGTCCAAAATTGGtcttgttttattgctttccaAATACAACTTCCACGCCACAATTCCTGCTAAGGTGAAGTTTGCAGCCATCAACGTAGGACTTACGCCGGAGGTAGGTTTACCCATGCGGATAGAGCACAGAAAGTAAGCCGCGTTACTATTGACTGTGATGTGTAGTACAAAGGAAACCAATTGTATTAAGAATATATTTTAGCTGCAAAATATGTTGTTtaatagattttatttttaaataaataaaaacaatgttttcaaaattgaaTGATAATTGTTGTCTATTTGCGATTCAAAATTGATGCAATACTTTTTACACTTATCTTCTTCAACAAAAGACTTATTATCTGATAACGCCCGTATCTTGCACCATGGACCAGATTGAACCAGCTTGTGGTAACGTGAcattgtgcaaaaataagaaTGATTTGTCAGAAAAAAGCCCCGTAGAAAAATGCACCGTCACAACCGAGAAGAATCCATAAGTCATTGTCGTTCGGTAAGTGTTAGTGCTGTGCCTGTTAATTAAACAGGACGATAAGAGGCCAGAAGTGTGAGTGTTTGTTCCTGCCGAAAGATAACACTTATCAGTAAACAGAAAAACTTAACTGAAGCTAATACTTTCCGATTGAATAGGTGATAAAATGTACTTTTACAAGTGACGCGTGCCAATTCTAAAATAACGCAGGTGGGAGAAAGATTGCGAAAAAGAATGgtgaaaattcattttaaaatatgtattgcttaatttacattttcaacaATCTATTTTCTCTGTTTGCCAATACCTTCATTGTGTGATTTAAGCATGTGCCGAACCACAATCTTACCAAACCAGTACAACCCACAAGACATTTTTCTCCAAATCTGGGACATCTCTTTCCACCCACCAAACCTTTACTTAAACAAACATGTCACAAAGCACCCCCTCCGTACCCAGTGATGAAAGGTGGCCTACCTAATACGGCTAGCACCAGCAAACATCACATCCCTTTAACCGGATTTATGTGTCCTTTGATGGGTTGGGATGACAGGTCAGACAAAATCTGTTTTCCGGCCCCGGCCGAAAGTGTCCCGTCAATCAAATGTGGGCCTTGGCAAAACCCACAGGACGTGTCCGTTCAATCTCTGTTCGGATGAGTTTTTCACGTAGGTAGAAAATGAGATTCGGTTTCAAAATGGTAAACTTCAGGTCAGGCTACTGTACGGTACGGTTACCCACTAGCCTGTGGTAAAGGTTAATACAACATTGGCCTAGTTTGCAGTTCGtttgaaatggagaaaaaatattgttttattaccgtttttcttattatttgaagcgatttaatatattttgacTCACATCCCGACGGTATGTTCGGTTCGATTTACTAGAGCATTTCTATCGAACACCAATGATGGCAAACGTTGATTGATGGTATGGAATCGAAATTGTTTCGGCAGAAGGTAAATCATGGGGATAAATAATCATGAAGCtcataaaaattcatttcaccGTAAGGACAGATGATTGAAATTTATCTAAACAGATTCTCGGATTTCGTCATTTGTGAACGCCTTATCGTAAAAAAgcatgaataataaatttatgctAAGAGTAGTTCCTTTTAACCAGACATAAACAATGCGAAATAaatgtttcgttcactcaAATCCTAAATCGCCtaaaaggtatgcaatacgcGTAACAAATCACTTAAAGTTTTACAATATAGTACAGATATgaggaaattgttttctttttttgtaacaaatattcaatttttcatttgtttttttcttcttcaccttTTTGCCTATGTTCTCTAAATCACTCCCGAGAGGAAGGTCAAATTTCCTGCTGCAAAACAGGTTTCAAGAGCGCTCGTCGGCCCCCCGGTCGGAATGTGGCCAGGATGGAGTTTTCAAACCATTGCCATGTTAAGGTTTCCTAATATGGCTTTTCCGCTTTCATCGATCATTTCCGGTCGTTTCGTGACCAAACAGGAAAAGAAGGCACGAAGCatgaaagtaaaagaaaaacactctctctcacacacaaccGGCGTGCAATCAAAAACTCCGCACTTAACCGACAACCTGCGCGATGGAACTTCCGCCAGTTTGTGATTGGATGGAAATCGAactggtgagtttttttttcattttactgcCCTATCAAAGTACCACCATCATAGAGATAAAGAGCAAGAGtgtgaaagggaaaaaaagtgGAAGCGTTTGGCGTTATCGGcctataaattttaaatgagcTCAAATTTCCTCCTTTAAATCATCGTGCCCTGCATcggaaagatttttatttcccattttttatACGATACTTcaagcacttttttttgtctttgcaGCACTGTTCGGCTTGTAAGGTGAGGtgattttgataaaaattacattacaCTGATGAAGAACGCTAACGGGCGGAGTGGCTTCAAACCCAAAGTTCAAAGCCATATTCCACGACTTTGGTGGCTTCACTTTAACTTCCGTTTATTTCctgtcctgtgtgtgtgtgtgtgtgtgtgtgtgtgtgtgtgtgtgtgtgtgtgtgtgtgtgtgtgtgtgtgtgtgtgtgtgtgtgtgtgtgtgtgtgtgtgtgtgtgtgtgtgtgtgtgtgtgtgtgtgtgtggaacaAAACGGAACGTTCGTAAAGCAGTAAACGCCATTGAGTTGATGAATGCTTCCAGGCAAACAGGGAAGCAAAGCAAagagggaaataaaatataatttaatttcacacaGCATCgcgacaagaaaaaaacgttttgcTCCCGAGACATTGGTGTAATATTAAATGCAGATGTACAACTGTTATTGAGCCGTCAGCCATAATGCTGAAGTTTTCGGGTgggtgcaaaaaataaaacatacacagaaaaggaaaatctaACCGACACAACGAgacaagaaaatgaaatatttctctCCTTAGTTGTAACAAGTCAAGCAACCGACGATGGTCGGCATGTTTGGCATTTTTCCTTCAGCACAACTCTCAGTGCCGTTTGTTTCGGGAACGATTTTTTCTTCGCCCCACCAGGTTTGAAGGAAGCAACCGGTAAGCGGACCGAAATGATGGATTGATGGGAAAAACGGTAAcggaaaattgtttaacgAGTTTCGCGCTCACTGTGCGGAATGTCTTGCCACCGTGCTTTGAACCATCGCTCCAGTGCATATTGCGCCGGTAGCACACGACGGATCTGAATGTTCACGCTGAAGTGATATAAGCCACAACCGAAGGATAGCGCTTTTCACCCGAAGCACGCTAATTATGGTGCCAGCAAAATGCTTCCGACTTCATTAGCATGAGTTCTTTTGCGCTGGGAAACTGGGCAAATGGGGATGAAGTGAGAACTACGTACAGGGGATGACGTTAGATTGACGTTGCTTCGATGTTGTTATTTGCGACCGTGCACATCATTGTGTCAaccatatgtgtgtgtgtgtttaggcGATGTTACAACGAGATGTGCATCCTCCCGTCCTAATCACTCCCACAGGACAACGGAAATGGGTCGCCTGATAGCAACTAATGTCGTGTTACTTCCAGGCGGAATACTAGTCGTTCCTTTAGGCACTGGGCGttcataaaacataatttacttGACGAACGCTACCAATTCTTCTTCCGTGAAACATTGGCGAAGGTAAATTACTGCGCTTCGCACTATGGGAAACCGAATTggtcaatttttgttttcttgcatTTGTTAATGAATTTTCTAGTTGAGTTGGAACATTGTACGAGGAGTTTCCGTAACCAAATTAAAATAGAGCGATAATGCATTCATAATAAAGACCAGGTTGGTTATCTTCAGCTAGCCAAAGCTGTGAAGTGATTTTTGTGTCAGTAATTGATTAAAATGTGAAGGAACGTAATAACACAATTTCCTTTATGTGTTCGTTAAAATAGTGTATTTCAAAAAGATTGTGGAATGCTCTGAACACTGAGAAAACAAGAGACAAATTTAACAATTATAAACAATCTTCATTTGTACCTTCACTGCAGTGACCTTTACTGAAGTTATTGATCTCATTATGATTAGTTAAAATAGATTTATCTGTTCATTTATCTCAAACGAATCgacttaaaattaaattaaattattttttgtcctACCCAACGAATGGGCTTTGCCCATTGGTTCTGTAATGTTGCAAAACTGTAACATCCCCATGTGTTCTGCCACTGTCCTAGGAAAGTTTCCTTCTTAGCTCGaaacgaagcaaacgaaacgtgTCGTATGGAACATCCCTCTTCCCTTCTCATctttttcaccccaaaaaagtcCCATTTGGCTATATGTAGCGAAGAAACCCTCCTTACTATCTTAGTGGTGGCACAGAGTGAATAAAATGTTCGACAACGGGAGACAAAGATCGTTGCTTTCGGTTGGCAAACCACACCGAAGATAGGACACcagtttcggtttttggggtggcccGGGGGGATGGAAGTTGGAAGAgagtttgaaaaattaatcattaGCAAAAACATTCGTATCGTCAGCATGGCAACGGGAAGCATCAGAGCACCGAGAACTTGCCAGGCAACTTTTCATAATCACTAGCCTGCGGGagtgggaaggttttttttcgggtcgGAATGAACAGATTCTTTGCTCCCGTATTCCTGGGGAGTTGGAATGGGAAGGCGGTCGACGGATGACAAATTTGGCATTGCCGTATTGCCGAGCAGCAGCCAGTGCGGATGCCTAATCCCTTATGATTGAGTGCCTATAGTTGCACGATTTCTCGATGAATATGTCTTTCTCCCCGAGGCTATGATTACCGCCCGACAGCTTAACTGGGGCTTTTGTCGTGCCTCGATGATGAAAGCATGCAGTTATGACAAGATGGAATATTTTCGGAGAGAAGAGAAatgcgattgttttttttttattaaaaaaaagaaatgaaaatatgagGCAAATGATAATTTACTTCTACGCATTGACCTGTGATAGATTTGTAAGGATCAGTTAATGGAACAATagttcttttttcgtttagtTTATCGCTTTTTTGTAGATTTAATAACTTAGTATTAACCAATGACTGTCACTTGTTGCTTAACGTGCTCATCGGTCTCTTCTCGTTTGCTCACCGTTTACCTTCCTGATCGCGAGCTGTTCGTTCAACTcatgcaaaagagctactaaACTCAACACTAAATATAACaataattatgaaataatCAAGACAACCATCTGCCATCTGATACAGGGCAATGATTTGAAGATAAACTGTTATtagttaataatttttaatgt
Proteins encoded in this window:
- the LOC125763712 gene encoding cytochrome P450 6d3-like, yielding MGTLNVLCGLGRGDTSVRLGHHQLDSVSLENFISRPYSDVMFVYTLALLPIAIFLLLRYIYSHWERYGLPHVKPEIPYGNLRTVVEKKESFGIAINNLYHRSSDRLLGVYLFFRPAILIRDPQLAKRIMVNDFQHFHDRGVYCNEKGDPFSANLFALSGDRWKNLRAKLTPTFTSGQLRNMLPTLIDVGSKLNDRMNTLADEKAVVDMRDIASRFVLDTIASVFFGFEANCIHNSDDPFLKTLLQVNKRRSFVDNIRTSGVFICPGLLKLTGLTSLPTELINFVMEIITHQIDHREKNQISRKDFVQLLIDLRRDASSQGEQALSIEQCAANVFLFYIAGSETSTAAISFTLHELSHNPDALAKLQQEIDEMMERHNGEITYENINELKYLDLCVKETLRKYPGLPILNRECTIEYAVPDSDVVIRKGTQVIIPLLSLSMNEKYFPNPELYSPERFDEATKNYDPDAYYPFGVGPRNCIGLRQGVLVSKIGLVLLLSKYNFHATIPAKVKFAAINVGLTPEVGLPMRIEHRK